The following are encoded in a window of Neomicrococcus lactis genomic DNA:
- a CDS encoding SOS response-associated peptidase, giving the protein MARAIGDLVALAEAEADENLELRQSWNVAPTTDVPIVLERLVDDKMTRRIEVARWGLIPGWAKDPSVGVRAFNARSETIIEKPTFRSAIKSKRCAVPVDGYYEWLKPDTPKGKKRPFYIHPADDSMIFFAGIYEWWKDKSAETVEGEEAWVLSCSIMTMASPSADDADPVLAELGNLHDRLPVPLGAEAMNEWLNPANKDAVALVELATSQAFEVASGWNLREVDPAVGNVRNNSPELIEPLQSLFSE; this is encoded by the coding sequence ATGGCTCGGGCCATCGGTGACTTGGTAGCGCTCGCGGAAGCCGAAGCGGATGAGAATCTGGAACTTCGCCAATCGTGGAATGTTGCACCCACCACTGATGTGCCCATCGTGTTGGAACGTTTGGTAGATGACAAGATGACTCGCCGCATCGAGGTGGCGCGCTGGGGATTGATTCCCGGGTGGGCCAAGGATCCATCAGTGGGCGTGCGGGCTTTCAATGCGCGCAGCGAGACCATCATCGAGAAGCCCACGTTCCGTTCCGCCATCAAGTCCAAGCGCTGCGCCGTCCCCGTGGATGGCTATTACGAATGGCTCAAGCCAGATACGCCCAAGGGCAAGAAGCGGCCGTTCTATATTCACCCGGCAGACGATTCGATGATCTTCTTTGCAGGAATCTACGAATGGTGGAAGGACAAGTCCGCCGAAACTGTAGAAGGCGAAGAAGCCTGGGTGCTCTCGTGCAGCATCATGACCATGGCATCGCCATCTGCTGACGATGCTGATCCCGTCCTTGCTGAGCTGGGCAATCTCCATGACCGGCTGCCGGTGCCTCTGGGGGCTGAGGCCATGAACGAGTGGCTCAACCCGGCGAACAAGGATGCCGTAGCCCTGGTGGAACTGGCGACAAGCCAAGCCTTTGAGGTTGCCTCCGGCTGGAACCTGCGCGAAGTTGATCCTGCCGTGGGCAACGTTCGCAACAATTCTCCCGAGTTGATCGAGCCTCTTCAGAGCCTGTTCTCGGAGTAA
- a CDS encoding LuxR C-terminal-related transcriptional regulator: MDKTARRTWLDTAAEILASPEPAHALEHLTTGLTDTFNVFMGARVSWRNATAQSPAVIADTSSFNRAPHWDAAVRTVAPHHPLTQFHMDLRHLEPSLLIDVTHRGKDMTQTARDLFDEYHLGRHHLSLPVVTRHYTTSYGLVRDEPFKERDVEDAKELQRLIVGLETHIRLVRELQDLRPTDAAQANTAQDAPHQSLTTREILILEMIAQGKTATGIAARLAISPRTVHKHQEHLYRKLGAQDRLSAVLRAQSMGILKSSDPQRPNSMS; encoded by the coding sequence GTGGATAAAACCGCCCGGCGAACGTGGCTAGACACCGCCGCGGAAATACTCGCCTCACCAGAACCCGCGCACGCCTTGGAACATCTCACGACCGGGCTCACGGACACCTTCAACGTGTTCATGGGTGCACGAGTGAGTTGGAGAAACGCCACCGCACAATCCCCCGCTGTTATCGCGGACACGAGTTCTTTCAATCGCGCTCCACACTGGGATGCGGCCGTACGCACCGTGGCCCCGCATCATCCTCTGACCCAATTTCACATGGATCTACGCCACCTCGAACCGAGCCTGCTGATTGACGTCACCCACCGCGGCAAAGACATGACTCAAACCGCTCGTGATCTCTTCGACGAATATCACCTAGGGCGGCACCACTTGTCCTTGCCAGTAGTCACTCGCCACTACACCACGTCCTACGGACTGGTCCGCGATGAGCCTTTCAAGGAACGCGACGTCGAGGACGCAAAAGAACTGCAACGGCTAATTGTGGGGCTAGAAACGCACATCCGGCTGGTGCGGGAATTGCAGGACCTACGACCCACGGACGCAGCGCAGGCCAACACAGCGCAGGACGCGCCACACCAGAGTCTGACCACTCGCGAAATATTGATCTTAGAGATGATTGCGCAGGGAAAGACAGCCACGGGCATCGCTGCTCGTTTGGCTATTTCGCCGCGTACGGTTCATAAGCATCAAGAGCATCTATATAGAAAGCTGGGCGCCCAGGACCGCCTTTCAGCAGTCTTGCGCGCCCAATCGATGGGAATTCTCAAGAGTTCAGACCCCCAACGGCCGAACTCGATGAGCTAG